Proteins co-encoded in one Waddlia chondrophila WSU 86-1044 genomic window:
- the epmA gene encoding EF-P lysine aminoacylase EpmA, protein MELEKIHILKDRSEMLAKAREFFLRRNVLEVDCPAMSKSASIDVHIDLYRCYGASQKTFYLHSSPEYGMKKLLAEGIGDIYQLGHVFRDNEYSMRHNPEFTMAEWYRVKVPFSAIIEETVEFIQEFIGKLPVTKISYREAFKKYAGLDYLKSSEDDLLQYLETRGIDPYQNIEEEGKDALLNIILGVVIEPQLGKNDICVLQYFPATQAALAKTKKRGEEEVSERFEVFHKGMELANGYHELTDSEEQYERLLITNSTRERLSKDTLPIDDSFIKALERGLPDCCGVSVGFDRLMMLRHQMDDIADVIPLPERS, encoded by the coding sequence ATGGAACTGGAAAAGATCCATATCCTTAAGGACAGATCAGAAATGCTGGCCAAAGCCAGGGAATTTTTTTTAAGAAGAAATGTTCTGGAGGTGGATTGTCCAGCAATGAGCAAATCGGCATCTATTGATGTGCACATTGATCTGTACCGTTGCTACGGAGCTTCGCAAAAAACATTCTACCTTCATTCCTCCCCTGAATATGGAATGAAAAAGCTGCTTGCTGAAGGAATCGGCGACATTTATCAACTGGGCCATGTGTTTCGAGACAATGAGTACAGCATGCGCCACAATCCTGAATTCACCATGGCTGAATGGTATCGGGTCAAGGTGCCCTTTTCCGCAATCATTGAGGAAACGGTTGAATTTATCCAAGAGTTCATAGGCAAACTTCCTGTGACAAAAATTTCTTATCGCGAAGCGTTTAAAAAATACGCAGGGCTTGATTATCTCAAGTCTTCTGAAGACGACCTTCTTCAGTATCTTGAGACGCGCGGAATTGATCCCTACCAGAATATCGAGGAAGAGGGAAAAGACGCTCTTCTTAACATCATTTTAGGGGTTGTGATCGAACCTCAGCTTGGCAAGAACGATATTTGTGTCCTCCAATATTTCCCTGCGACACAAGCGGCTTTGGCAAAGACAAAAAAGCGAGGCGAAGAGGAAGTCTCCGAGCGTTTCGAGGTTTTCCACAAAGGGATGGAGCTTGCAAATGGTTATCATGAACTCACCGACTCCGAAGAGCAGTATGAGCGTTTGCTTATCACAAACAGCACGCGGGAGCGGTTGAGTAAAGACACATTGCCGATCGATGATTCTTTTATCAAAGCGTTGGAAAGAGGGCTTCCCGATTGTTGCGGAGTTTCCGTAGGTTTTGACCGCTTAATGATGCTTCGCCATCAAATGGACGACATTGCAGACGTTATTCCCTTACCCGAACGTTCTTAA
- the alaS gene encoding alanine--tRNA ligase, which translates to MNTQEIRRKFINYFRENGHTHVPSSPILPHDDPTLLFINAGMNQFKDIFLGKSVRDYKRAVTSQKCIRVGGKHNDLENVGHTLRHLTFFEMLGNFSFGDYFKKEAIRFAWEVSTTVFELDPERIWPTVFREDDEAYEIWKEYVPEEKITRFDEKQNFWSMGDTGPCGPCSELLYDRGPKYGNAKTPLEDEKEERYMEFWNLVFMQYNRDEEGVMHPLPKPSIDTGSGLERVVSIKMDVESVYDTDVLRALITRVEEISGIGYDGADKEKAPAFRVIADHIRCLAFAIADGVQPSNVDRGYVLRKVLRRAVRYGRMLGLDRPFLADLVPLLIELMGSDYPELKQSENRIGEILTTEEENFIRTLRRGGNILNQIIDEAKKEHRQITGEEAFKLKDTYGFPLEEILLIALDDELEVDTKRFIELEEEAKERSRKTRKSTQQLASENLFEGFASCEFLGYEETEAEGKVAAIIVDNAFVDQLEAGQEGMIVLDRTPFYAEKGGQVGDKGLLTGENSLFHVSDCQSPYKGIIAHLGKLERGAIRLKDPLMARVDLERRQSIANHHTATHLLHWALCKVLGDHVKQAGSVVAPDRLRFDFSHHKGLTQKEIRDIEDLVNAKIRENIAVKSYELSYEEAIQREEIKQFFGDKYDNIVRVIDIDYSKELCGGTHVKQLGSIGLFRIAKEGSIAAGVRRIEAVTGSWAEQRSREEENLLLSIADSLKTQPQKLIQRINSLLEENKELAQELKTLKSAHLKNIVADLINKAEEVQGIRFIAQEVALSSDEMRQLADDAVNALESGVVVLAASLDGRCQLMARVSDDMIDKGIKASDLIKTLAPIIGGGGGGKAHFAQAGGKTPEKISQALSTVRTLLSS; encoded by the coding sequence ATGAATACACAAGAGATCCGCCGCAAATTTATCAACTATTTCCGGGAAAATGGACATACCCATGTCCCTTCCTCGCCCATCCTCCCCCATGACGACCCCACCCTGCTATTTATCAACGCAGGAATGAATCAATTTAAAGATATTTTCCTCGGCAAAAGCGTCCGCGACTACAAACGCGCTGTCACTTCGCAAAAGTGCATCCGTGTCGGCGGCAAGCACAATGACCTCGAAAACGTCGGACACACACTGCGCCATCTCACCTTTTTTGAAATGCTAGGCAACTTCTCTTTCGGAGACTACTTCAAAAAAGAAGCCATTAGATTCGCTTGGGAAGTTTCCACTACAGTGTTCGAACTCGATCCGGAACGGATCTGGCCAACCGTCTTCCGGGAAGACGATGAAGCCTATGAAATCTGGAAAGAGTATGTTCCAGAAGAAAAGATTACCCGCTTTGATGAAAAACAAAACTTCTGGTCCATGGGAGACACAGGTCCTTGCGGCCCTTGCTCAGAGCTTCTCTACGATCGGGGTCCAAAATACGGGAATGCGAAAACTCCCCTTGAAGACGAAAAAGAAGAGCGCTACATGGAGTTCTGGAATCTGGTCTTTATGCAATACAACAGGGATGAAGAAGGGGTGATGCACCCGCTTCCAAAACCCTCCATTGATACAGGATCCGGACTGGAACGGGTCGTTAGCATCAAGATGGATGTAGAAAGCGTCTACGATACTGATGTACTGCGTGCTTTGATCACCAGAGTGGAAGAGATCAGCGGGATCGGCTACGACGGTGCAGACAAGGAAAAAGCGCCGGCCTTCCGAGTGATTGCCGACCATATCCGCTGCCTGGCCTTTGCGATTGCCGACGGTGTGCAGCCTAGCAACGTCGACAGAGGATACGTCTTACGCAAGGTTTTAAGGCGCGCGGTGCGGTATGGCAGGATGCTGGGGCTGGACCGCCCCTTCTTAGCCGATCTGGTTCCCCTATTGATCGAGCTGATGGGATCTGATTACCCTGAACTCAAGCAGAGCGAAAACCGCATTGGCGAAATTCTCACTACCGAAGAGGAAAATTTTATCCGCACTTTGCGCCGCGGAGGAAACATCCTCAATCAAATCATCGACGAAGCGAAGAAAGAGCATCGGCAGATCACCGGAGAAGAGGCGTTCAAGCTCAAAGACACCTATGGATTTCCTCTCGAAGAAATTTTGCTGATCGCCTTGGATGACGAGTTGGAAGTCGACACAAAACGGTTTATCGAGCTAGAGGAAGAGGCGAAAGAGCGTTCGCGCAAGACTCGCAAATCCACTCAACAGCTCGCCTCTGAAAATCTATTTGAGGGATTTGCCTCTTGCGAATTTCTAGGCTATGAAGAAACCGAAGCAGAGGGCAAAGTGGCTGCCATTATTGTTGACAATGCATTTGTCGATCAACTTGAAGCAGGGCAAGAGGGGATGATCGTCCTTGACCGCACCCCATTCTACGCAGAAAAAGGGGGGCAGGTCGGCGACAAGGGCTTATTGACCGGGGAAAATTCCCTGTTCCATGTCAGTGACTGCCAGTCGCCATACAAAGGGATCATTGCCCATCTAGGAAAATTGGAGAGAGGAGCAATCCGCTTGAAAGATCCCTTAATGGCACGCGTCGACCTCGAAAGGAGGCAGAGCATTGCTAATCATCACACAGCAACACATCTTCTGCATTGGGCGCTTTGCAAAGTACTTGGAGACCATGTAAAGCAAGCAGGTTCCGTCGTTGCTCCCGACCGTTTAAGATTTGATTTTTCCCATCACAAAGGACTGACGCAAAAAGAGATAAGAGATATCGAAGATCTTGTCAATGCAAAAATCAGAGAAAACATCGCAGTTAAATCGTATGAGCTTTCCTATGAAGAAGCGATTCAGCGTGAAGAGATCAAGCAATTTTTTGGTGACAAGTATGACAACATCGTCCGCGTAATCGATATTGATTACTCCAAAGAGCTATGCGGCGGCACCCACGTGAAGCAGCTGGGAAGCATCGGCCTGTTCCGGATTGCGAAAGAGGGCAGCATCGCTGCCGGCGTCAGAAGGATCGAGGCAGTAACCGGAAGTTGGGCAGAGCAGCGCTCTCGTGAAGAAGAAAATCTTTTACTCAGCATTGCTGACTCTCTTAAAACACAACCTCAAAAGCTTATCCAGCGCATCAACTCACTTTTGGAAGAAAATAAAGAACTTGCTCAAGAGCTGAAAACCTTGAAATCTGCACATTTAAAAAATATCGTCGCCGATCTCATCAACAAAGCAGAAGAGGTGCAAGGGATTAGATTTATTGCGCAGGAAGTCGCGCTCTCATCCGACGAAATGAGACAACTAGCAGACGATGCCGTTAATGCGTTGGAATCGGGTGTGGTTGTGCTGGCTGCTAGCCTGGACGGACGCTGTCAATTGATGGCGCGCGTCAGCGACGATATGATCGATAAAGGGATAAAAGCCAGCGACCTCATCAAAACGCTCGCGCCGATCATTGGAGGCGGCGGCGGAGGGAAAGCACATTTTGCACAAGCAGGCGGAAAAACCCCGGAAAAGATCAGTCAAGCCCTTTCAACTGTAAGAACGCTGCTCTCTTCCTGA
- the tpx gene encoding thiol peroxidase — MIRDVHHVNLKAHPVRLEGMLPQIGKKIPSAILTKNDLHEVSLEQFSGKTLILSTAPSFDTPTCAITAKQLYEKLKSQKDLHLLHISCDLPFAQQRFCDEAKFHTSEFLSAFRSSFGKDWGIGISEGVLKGLLARALFVVDPQGILRYTQIVPEITQEPNYEELLNTL; from the coding sequence ATGATACGAGATGTTCATCACGTGAATCTGAAAGCTCATCCGGTTCGTCTCGAGGGAATGCTTCCTCAGATAGGAAAAAAAATTCCTTCTGCGATTCTAACTAAAAACGACTTGCATGAAGTCTCTCTTGAACAGTTTTCGGGAAAAACTCTCATTCTCTCAACAGCTCCAAGCTTTGATACCCCAACATGTGCGATAACAGCAAAGCAGCTCTATGAAAAACTTAAGAGTCAAAAAGATCTGCACCTCTTACATATTTCTTGCGATCTGCCTTTTGCCCAACAAAGATTTTGTGATGAAGCGAAATTTCATACAAGCGAGTTCCTATCGGCTTTTAGAAGCTCATTTGGAAAGGATTGGGGAATCGGGATTTCAGAGGGAGTCTTAAAGGGACTTTTAGCAAGGGCACTTTTTGTTGTCGATCCTCAAGGCATTCTTCGTTACACACAAATCGTTCCAGAGATTACGCAAGAACCCAATTACGAAGAGCTATTGAATACGCTCTAA
- the efp gene encoding elongation factor P: MPQVSTSEFKSGMKIEVEGQPYVIVNNEFVKPGKGQAFNRVKLKHLLTARTIERTFKSGDKVDLADVLETEMRMLYRDADGIVFMDDKTFEQITIPLDRIGDSDPWMMEDILYEVLIYNGEPVSVEPPTFMELKITQTDPGERGDTASGKVLKPAETESGAKVQIPIFIEEGEVVKIDTRTGEYVSRVN, encoded by the coding sequence ATGCCTCAAGTGAGCACAAGTGAATTCAAATCAGGAATGAAGATCGAAGTCGAAGGCCAGCCCTACGTCATCGTCAACAACGAGTTTGTCAAACCGGGAAAGGGGCAAGCGTTCAACCGAGTCAAGCTCAAGCATCTCTTAACGGCCAGAACGATTGAACGCACGTTCAAATCGGGAGACAAAGTCGATCTTGCCGATGTCTTGGAAACAGAAATGCGGATGCTTTACCGCGATGCTGACGGGATTGTTTTCATGGATGACAAAACATTCGAGCAGATCACGATTCCTTTAGACCGAATCGGAGATTCCGACCCGTGGATGATGGAAGATATCCTCTATGAGGTTTTGATTTACAATGGCGAGCCTGTTTCTGTCGAACCGCCGACGTTTATGGAGCTGAAAATCACTCAAACAGACCCCGGCGAGCGGGGCGATACAGCTTCAGGAAAAGTTCTCAAACCTGCTGAAACAGAGAGCGGCGCAAAGGTTCAGATTCCGATTTTTATTGAGGAAGGGGAAGTGGTCAAGATCGATACAAGAACCGGTGAATACGTTTCCAGGGTGAATTAA
- a CDS encoding 2OG-Fe(II) oxygenase, translated as MRFLNKKTIAAFSHEDFRRQWPFPYAGIKGILTEEGFAALIQEFPSLDLFAYHQDVKKAYGQRPHNRYYLAYEETHFKRGDSYDREATDKDLPESWVSFIHELQKDADYQQLIKRALGVDEWEVRFAWHVGQKGSEVSPHLDNADKLGTHIFYFNTEEDWKEEWGGQIVALGGMMTASGNPEYEDFADQKEIPIINNRSFLFKNTLEAWHGVRPLRCPEGKYRRLFNVIYQSASSNRLRAPL; from the coding sequence ATGAGGTTCTTAAATAAAAAAACAATCGCCGCCTTTTCCCACGAGGATTTCCGCCGCCAATGGCCCTTCCCTTATGCCGGAATTAAAGGAATATTGACAGAAGAGGGATTTGCAGCGTTAATACAGGAGTTTCCTTCTTTAGACCTGTTTGCCTACCACCAAGATGTCAAAAAAGCGTATGGACAACGTCCGCATAATCGCTATTATCTTGCTTATGAAGAGACCCATTTTAAACGAGGCGACAGTTACGATCGGGAAGCAACAGACAAAGACCTGCCGGAAAGCTGGGTTTCCTTCATCCACGAACTGCAAAAAGACGCCGACTACCAACAATTGATCAAACGCGCTCTTGGCGTTGATGAGTGGGAGGTGCGTTTTGCCTGGCATGTGGGGCAGAAAGGAAGCGAAGTTTCCCCTCACCTCGACAATGCCGATAAACTGGGCACCCACATCTTTTATTTCAACACCGAGGAAGATTGGAAAGAGGAGTGGGGCGGGCAGATTGTCGCTCTCGGAGGGATGATGACCGCTTCAGGCAATCCCGAATATGAGGATTTTGCAGATCAAAAAGAGATTCCGATCATCAATAATCGCAGTTTTTTGTTTAAAAACACATTAGAAGCTTGGCACGGCGTGCGCCCTTTACGCTGTCCCGAAGGGAAATACCGCCGCCTGTTCAATGTGATCTATCAATCAGCATCCTCAAACCGTTTGCGCGCGCCCCTGTAA
- a CDS encoding AMP nucleosidase, with translation MAQIGEHVFDPREEKIAIDCLERYSGSIVSSYQSFLLLTNFPRYVDEFAKSRQIPVHEGSMFKSAHSEKEGISILDFKIGSPAAALVIDICAHLPIKAALLLGMCGGLRRQYKVGDYFVPVAAIRGEGTSDFYFPSEVPAMANFMVQKVATDQLTAENASYHIGITHSTNKRFWEFNEKFRQRLIETRPQAIEMECATLFMASYYNKLPLGALLLISDLPLEPDGVKTKRHAEKVYLDYTADHVEKGVRILQSLRESIKFESKGVYRGARKRFEDAD, from the coding sequence ATGGCTCAGATTGGAGAACATGTCTTCGACCCGCGCGAAGAAAAGATTGCGATCGACTGTCTGGAGAGATATTCCGGCTCCATTGTCTCATCTTATCAGTCTTTTTTGCTTCTCACGAATTTTCCCCGCTATGTAGACGAGTTTGCTAAAAGCCGGCAAATTCCCGTTCATGAGGGATCGATGTTTAAATCGGCTCACTCGGAAAAAGAGGGCATTTCCATTCTTGATTTCAAAATCGGTTCTCCAGCAGCGGCGCTGGTGATCGATATCTGTGCCCATTTGCCGATTAAAGCAGCTCTTCTCTTAGGAATGTGCGGTGGTTTGCGCAGGCAGTATAAGGTGGGGGATTATTTTGTTCCGGTTGCTGCAATTCGTGGGGAAGGGACCTCTGATTTTTATTTTCCTTCAGAAGTGCCTGCCATGGCAAATTTCATGGTGCAAAAAGTTGCAACCGATCAGTTAACGGCTGAAAACGCTTCCTACCACATCGGGATCACGCATTCGACCAATAAAAGGTTTTGGGAATTCAATGAGAAATTCCGCCAGCGCCTGATCGAGACCCGTCCTCAGGCGATTGAAATGGAGTGCGCGACCCTTTTTATGGCCAGCTATTATAATAAGCTGCCTCTTGGAGCGCTGCTTCTGATTTCAGATCTTCCTCTTGAACCGGATGGCGTAAAAACTAAACGGCATGCGGAAAAGGTGTACTTAGACTATACGGCGGACCATGTAGAAAAAGGGGTCAGGATCTTACAATCTCTGCGCGAGAGTATTAAATTTGAGTCAAAAGGGGTTTACAGGGGCGCGCGCAAACGGTTTGAGGATGCTGATTGA
- the mfd gene encoding transcription-repair coupling factor, translating into MLNNLLKSPKLLELHHELQHSGSVLIEELWNAPKALVAALAQKATGKHLLILTGTSQEEAKLFHDFPMFTNRSVVEYPAWETLPNEKVPPSPDIVGERYEVLKNLLHSPEPQIILSNLHACLQKLIPPDTFNQLYVNAATGQRLPFEPFIKHLENMGYLRCPVAADKGEFAVRGGIIDLFCVSSPEPIRIEFWGDEVESIRLFDPIGQKSIQKIEKASITPAREIELIEHAENLSTILDYLGENTLVILDDLLTLEDRWAELKTILGKPTRHFSALETFLDNIEPLQKLFWTQQPIEELSPITSGKGYYSDTAPMLPVTFEIFNHAYQAKRWRNPFFSVMSYLFPDMDKPDTLSSDEILSALGTLKEESLYLFFSTETEKAKIQKTLIDLDINLPQGDHQQIGYLSSGFFLQDTKDLIFPTTELTHRYRIRRQKLRSTYHTTPTDVHDLTPGEVVVHLNNGLGKFIGLEKRPNHLGIDSEFFLIEYADDAKLYVPVNQAHLISKYIGAHEEIPKLHTLGSSRWKKTRETTERAILGYASDLLKTYANRELKGGFAFPEDSPDIQAFEEEFPFSETEDQLNAVACIKKDMTSPSAMDRLVCGDVGYGKTEVAMRAAFKAVMDGGKQVAMLVPTTVLAMQHYENFIERMRNFPINISVLSRFRSTKQTRQTLEGVANGTVDIVIGTHRLISEDVSFHNLGLIIIDEEQRFGVRAKEHLKKAKTGVDCLTLSATPIPRTLYMSLIGARDMSVINTPPQDRQPIKTVISEPSDELLKNALLREFARDGQAYLIHNRVETLPNMYRRVKKLLPQARIDIVHGQMKPAEIDTVFHHFKNGEIDILIATTIVESGIDIPNANTILIDRADRFGLADLYQLRGRVGRWNRRAFAYFLIPKFHSLPEISRKRLGALAESSGYGGGMKLAMRDLEIRGAGDILGTEQSGHVSAVGFHLYCKLLKRTIKALEGKAPSIFIDTKIEFPFDARLPETYINETTLRMEFYQRLGDAANEGEVDDIWSELQDRFGKSPEPVEWLYRISRIKAWCSRHRVARLKLEKLSLYSETQKGKKIVAKKQLIGKISSPKELEEKVINALERQT; encoded by the coding sequence ATGTTGAACAACTTACTTAAAAGCCCGAAGCTGCTTGAGTTGCACCACGAATTGCAGCACAGCGGCTCCGTTCTGATTGAAGAGCTCTGGAATGCGCCAAAAGCGCTGGTGGCGGCTCTCGCGCAAAAAGCCACAGGAAAACATCTTCTCATCCTAACAGGAACATCACAAGAAGAAGCTAAGCTATTTCACGACTTTCCGATGTTCACCAATCGATCCGTCGTCGAGTATCCGGCATGGGAGACGCTGCCCAATGAAAAGGTCCCTCCTAGTCCCGATATCGTTGGAGAGCGCTATGAAGTGCTTAAGAACCTGCTCCACTCCCCTGAGCCCCAAATCATTCTTTCAAACCTGCATGCCTGTTTGCAAAAGTTGATTCCACCCGACACATTCAATCAATTATACGTCAATGCGGCAACAGGGCAAAGGCTCCCTTTCGAACCCTTTATCAAGCACCTTGAAAACATGGGGTATCTCCGTTGTCCTGTCGCTGCCGATAAAGGAGAATTTGCTGTGCGCGGCGGCATTATCGACCTGTTCTGCGTCTCTTCTCCGGAGCCGATCAGGATTGAATTTTGGGGGGATGAAGTGGAATCGATCCGCTTATTTGACCCGATCGGACAAAAATCGATTCAGAAAATCGAAAAAGCCTCCATCACACCCGCCCGGGAAATTGAGCTCATTGAACATGCTGAAAACCTAAGCACAATTTTGGACTATTTGGGAGAAAACACCCTTGTCATCTTGGACGACCTGCTGACTCTGGAAGATCGTTGGGCAGAACTGAAAACAATCCTGGGCAAGCCAACCAGACACTTTTCTGCCCTTGAAACATTCTTAGACAACATCGAACCCCTGCAAAAGCTCTTCTGGACACAGCAGCCGATTGAAGAGCTATCCCCAATTACCTCAGGAAAGGGATATTATTCCGATACAGCCCCCATGCTTCCCGTTACATTTGAGATCTTCAACCATGCATATCAAGCAAAAAGATGGCGGAATCCATTCTTCTCGGTAATGTCTTATTTGTTTCCAGATATGGACAAACCCGACACTCTCTCTTCAGACGAGATCTTATCTGCACTGGGAACTCTGAAAGAGGAGTCTCTCTACCTCTTTTTCTCTACGGAAACGGAAAAGGCAAAAATACAGAAAACACTCATCGATCTCGATATCAATCTACCTCAGGGCGACCATCAACAAATTGGCTACCTATCCAGCGGTTTTTTTCTTCAAGATACGAAAGATTTAATCTTCCCAACAACAGAGCTCACTCACCGCTACCGCATCAGGCGGCAAAAACTTCGCAGCACCTACCACACAACTCCAACCGATGTACACGATTTGACACCGGGAGAGGTGGTCGTCCACCTCAACAACGGTCTTGGCAAGTTTATCGGACTTGAAAAACGGCCGAACCATTTAGGGATCGACAGCGAGTTCTTTTTGATCGAATATGCCGATGACGCCAAACTCTACGTACCGGTCAACCAGGCTCACTTAATCAGCAAGTACATCGGGGCTCATGAAGAAATTCCCAAACTGCACACACTTGGCAGCTCGCGCTGGAAAAAGACACGGGAAACAACTGAGCGAGCCATTTTAGGCTATGCATCCGATCTGCTAAAAACTTATGCTAACAGGGAACTGAAAGGAGGCTTTGCTTTTCCCGAAGACTCTCCAGATATCCAGGCATTCGAAGAGGAATTTCCCTTTAGTGAAACAGAAGACCAGCTCAATGCTGTCGCCTGTATCAAAAAGGACATGACTTCTCCAAGCGCTATGGATCGGCTCGTGTGCGGCGACGTGGGGTATGGCAAGACAGAAGTGGCCATGCGCGCAGCTTTCAAAGCGGTTATGGACGGCGGCAAGCAAGTTGCAATGCTGGTTCCAACGACCGTCTTAGCGATGCAGCACTACGAAAATTTTATCGAACGGATGCGCAATTTCCCCATCAATATCTCGGTCCTCTCACGTTTCCGATCGACAAAACAGACGAGGCAGACTCTCGAAGGAGTTGCTAACGGAACCGTTGATATCGTGATCGGCACCCACCGCCTTATCAGCGAAGATGTCTCCTTTCACAACCTGGGATTGATCATTATCGATGAAGAGCAAAGGTTTGGAGTCAGAGCAAAAGAACATCTGAAGAAGGCAAAAACAGGTGTCGACTGCCTGACACTTTCCGCAACGCCAATCCCCCGCACGCTTTACATGTCTCTGATCGGAGCACGCGACATGTCGGTGATCAACACTCCTCCGCAGGATCGGCAGCCCATTAAAACTGTCATCTCCGAACCAAGCGATGAGCTCCTTAAAAACGCTCTGCTCAGAGAGTTTGCACGCGATGGACAAGCCTATCTCATCCATAACAGGGTTGAAACGCTTCCAAATATGTATCGGAGAGTAAAAAAACTTCTTCCGCAAGCGCGCATCGATATTGTGCACGGGCAGATGAAACCCGCTGAAATCGATACGGTTTTCCACCACTTTAAGAATGGCGAAATCGATATTCTAATCGCAACAACGATTGTAGAAAGCGGCATCGACATTCCCAATGCAAACACCATTTTGATCGACAGGGCAGATCGATTCGGACTGGCAGATCTTTATCAGCTGAGAGGAAGGGTAGGAAGGTGGAACCGAAGGGCTTTTGCGTACTTTCTCATCCCTAAATTCCACTCGCTGCCTGAAATTTCGAGAAAAAGACTGGGAGCTTTAGCTGAATCTTCCGGTTATGGAGGAGGGATGAAGCTTGCAATGCGCGACCTTGAAATCCGCGGTGCAGGCGATATCCTCGGCACCGAGCAGTCGGGCCACGTCTCTGCTGTCGGGTTCCATCTCTATTGCAAACTTCTTAAAAGAACGATCAAAGCTTTGGAGGGCAAAGCGCCCAGCATTTTCATCGATACGAAAATCGAATTTCCTTTCGATGCCCGCCTGCCGGAAACGTATATCAACGAAACAACGCTCAGAATGGAATTTTACCAACGGTTGGGCGATGCCGCTAACGAGGGGGAGGTTGATGACATCTGGAGCGAGCTTCAAGACCGGTTCGGAAAATCTCCGGAACCAGTAGAGTGGCTCTACCGCATCAGCAGGATCAAAGCTTGGTGTTCCCGCCATCGGGTAGCGAGGCTCAAACTGGAAAAACTTTCCCTCTATTCCGAAACGCAAAAAGGAAAAAAGATTGTGGCCAAAAAGCAGTTGATCGGAAAAATTTCTTCTCCAAAAGAGCTTGAGGAAAAAGTGATCAATGCCTTAGAAAGGCAGACATGA